The Gemmatimonas aurantiaca genomic sequence CGGCGCGTCGGCAGATCAACTACTCGACGTCGTTCGGCGGCAACAGCCTGGTGTACGGCCACACCCTGCCCATGGCGCCGCGCGCCGGCGGTGAGCTCTTCGGCCTGGCCTCCAGCGCGCGCCGCATTCCCGACGCGATCTCGCAGGCGAACTTCATGTCCAACATTCCGCAGACGGCGTACAACCAGATGGCGCTGCAGCAGCGCAACGTCTGGAATGCCCGCATGCAGAATGGCGGCCTCAATGGATCGTTCGGTGCCTCCACCGGTGGCAACACCATCCTCGGCCGTCACATCGGCTATGTGCTGAGTGCCAACTACGGCTACTCGGAGGAAGTGCGCGCCAACGAACGTTTCGCGGTGGGCAATCAGGGCCCGAACAACACCGTGGTGCCGCTCACCCAGGTGGAAGGCCAGACGGGGCGTTCCAGCATCCAGTGGGGTGGCATCGCGAACTTCTCGACCATCGTGGGCAAGGGCAATCGCTTCTCGCTCAACACGACGGCCACCCGCAGCGCCGACAACGAAGCCCGCACCGATCGCGGTTTCGACGAGAATCTCGCCGACAGCATCGCCCGCACCACGCTGCGATACGTGGAACGTGGCGTGGCCACGGCCAACCTGCAGGGTGAACACCAGCTCGGTGAGCGCAACAAGACGGCGTGGTCGGCCACCTATGCCAACACGTCGCGCAAGGAGCCGGACCGCTCCGACATCGTCTACTCGCGGGACGGCAACGGCAAGTACTCGCTGCTGTCGTCGCTCGATGGCGCGCGCCGCCTGTACTTCGACCTGCAGGAAAACAACACCACCGCGCAGTTCGATCACACGCTGAACATCGGCGCGATCGCGAATCAGAATGTCGTCAAGTTCGGCGCGTACATCCGGTCCACCGACCGTTCGGCGCAGGCGCCGATCTACGCGTTCCTGTCACGGGCCGACGAAAGCGTCCGCACCCAGACGCCGGACGTGATCTTCGGTGCCGGCCGGGCCTGCGACACCTGCTCGGAGATCAACGTGCAACCCATCGGTCAGGCCGGTTCGTACACGGCCACTGACCGGACCACCGCCGGCTATCTCATGACCGATTGGGGTCTCGGCAGCCGCGTGCGTATCATCGCGGGCGCCCGCGTCGAGCAGGCCAACATCGATGTCGCATCCAGCACGCAGGGCGGGTTCACCGCCGAGGCCAGGCTCGACAACACCGACGTGCTGCCGTCGTTGCTGCTCAACACGCGCCTGACGGACAACCAGAATCTGCGGTTCGGCATCACGCGCACACTGGCCCGTCCGGAATATCGTGAACTCGCCCCGGTCACGTTCCGCGACGTGCTCGGCGGGGTGTCCGTCACGGGCAACGACAAGCTGGTCCGCTCGCTGATCGACAACTACGACCTGCGCTGGGAAGCCTTCCCCACGCCGGGCGAGGTGTTCAGCATCGGCGTGTTCGCGAAGCGTTTCGATCGGCCGATCGAACGCGTGGAGTCGGCCACGTCGGGCGCCTACCAGGCACGCTTCCAGAACGCTGTGCAGGCCGTGAACCTCGGTGTCGAACTCGAGGCCCGGAAGTCATTGGCCATGCTGGGTGAATGGGCGGCGCCGTTCACCGCGTTCAGCAATGTGACGCTGATGCGCTCCTCGGTGGATCTCGACACGCTGCAGGGGCTCACGGTCACCGACAAGACGCGCCGCCTCGTGGGTCAGGCGCCGTACGTGGTGAACGCCGGCCTGTCGTACTCCAATCTCAGTGGCAGCACGAACGCCACCGTGCTGTACAACGTGGTGGGCGAGCGCATCTACGCGGCCGGCGTGCTGCCGCTGCCGAACATCGTCGAGGTGCCGCGTCACGTGGTCGACCTGTCGTTGCGTTTCCCCGTGTGGGGCAGCCTCACCGGTCGTGTGGACGCCCGCAACCTGCTCGATGCGCGCTATCGCTTCATGCAGGGCAATCTCGAGCGCGAAGGCTACAACGCAGGCCGCACGTACTCGATGGGCTTCTCCTGGCGTCAGTAAGCGGATACCGGTGATCGCCTCGCGGTGATCGCCTCGTGGTGATCGTGGCGCCGCGCCCGATCACCCCACAGTGCGCCCGATCACCGAATCGACGTCATGGCCCGGCACGGTGACACAACCGTGACCGGGCCATGACGTTGACGGCACAATGTCTGGCCTTCTTTCGGGTGCCGTGGATGGTCCTCCCCATCCACCACCTTTCACTCACTCTCTCGACATGCAGATGACTTCTTTCGTGCGCCTCCGCGCGATGGCGGTGGCCTTCCTGGCCATGTGCGCTCTCGCAGCCTGCAGCGACGATGACAAGACGCCGACGGGGCCGACCACCGGCACACTGGCCGTCAACGTGGGCGGTCTTCCCGCTGGCACGAACGCGTCGGTGACCATCGCGGGGCCGAACGGCTTCTCGCAGACTGCCACCGCTTCGACCACGGTGTCGACGGCGCAGCCCGGCAGCTACACCGTCACCGCCGCCTCGGTGACCGCCAGCAGCGTCACCTACAACGCGACCGTGTCCGGTTCGCCGGCCACGGTGACCGCGGGTGGCTCCGCCACCGTGACCGTGACCTACACCGCCGCCGCGCCGACCACCGGCACGCTGACGGTCAACGTGACGGGTCTGCCGAGCGGCGTGAATGGCGCCGTGACGGTCACCGGTCCGAACAGCTACAACAGGACGCTCACCGCCACCACGACGGCCACCGTCGCGACAGGCAGCTACACGGTGGCCGCGGCCACCGTGACGAGCAACAACGTGCGGTATGCCGGTACGGTCACGGGCTCGCCGGCGAACGTGACGGCCGGTGGAACGGCGACGGCGTCGGTGGCGTACGCGGTCACGCCGAATCCGACGGTGACGCTGAGCGGCTCCATCGCGGCCAACCGCACGCTCACGGCCGACACGACCTGGGTCCTCCGCGGCTTCGTGTACGTCAACAGCGGCGCGACGCTCACCGTGAACGCCGGCACCAGGATCGTCGGTGACACCACCGCGCTCGGCTCGGCACTCTTCGTCCTGCGTGGCGCCCGTATCGTGGCCAACGGCACCGAAAGCGCGCCGATCGTCATGACGTCGCAGCGCAGTGCGGGCAACCGCTCGCCCGGTGACTGGGGCGGTCTGATCATCGTCGGCAACGCGCGCAACAACCGCACGGGCAACATCATCGTCGAAGGCTCCGATGGCTCCGTGGTGGGCGCCAACCCGGCCGGCGTGGTGTACACGGGCGGCACGAACGATGCCGACAACAGCGGCACACTGCGGTATGTACGTGTGGAGTTCGCCGGTTATGCCACGCTGCCCGACGCCGAACTGAACTCGTTCACGTTCGCCGCGGTGGGTAGCGGCACGACGTTCGAATACCTGCAGTCGGTGGCCGGTCTCGACGACTCGTTCGAGTGGTTCGGCGGCACGGTCGATGGCAAGTACCTCGTTTCCTACGAGTCGGGTGACGACCACTTCGACACGTCGGAAGGCTATCGCGGCCGCAATCAGTTCCTGATCGCCTTCCAGTCCACCTACATCACGCCGCGTGCCGGTGCCGGCGCGGTGTCGGCCGACCCGCAGGGCTTCGAAGTGGACGGCTGCAACGGTGGCGGTTGCACGGCGCCCTCCGGCGGCAACGCCCAGAGCTCGGGCGCGGCGGACGGCCTCTGGACCATGAACGTGTTCGCCAACTACACCGTCATCGGTGTCGGCGGCACGCAGACCACGCCAACGCAGGGTGGCGTGGGCATGGTGCTCCGTCGCGGCACGGGCGGCTACTACATCAACGGTGTCATCGCGCGCTGGCCGCGTCAGGCCATCTCCATGCGCGACTCCACCACCAACAACCGCTTCCAGGTGGACTCGCTCATCTTCAAGAGCAACTACCTCGCGGAGAACGGTTCGCAGAACAACGGGGTGATCTTCGACCCGACCGGCACGAACTTCGGCCAGGAATCGGCATTCACCGCGCGTGGCCAGACCAACGAAGTCGCCGCGGCCTCCGTGACGGCGGCCAGCCTCTTCGCGGCGCTGCCGACGGGCTCGGCCACCACCACGGTCGCGAACTTCGACTGGTCGCCCGCGAGCGGCTCGCCGATCGCCACCGGTGGCCTCTCCAGCTTCGCGAACGATCCGCGTATCGCGGCGCGTGCCGGCACCTTCATCACGCCGACGGCGTACCGTGGTGCCGCGGCGCCCGGCGGCACGAAGTGGTGGGCCAACTGGACGAGCTACGCACGCAACTGACGACGAACTGATAGCTTCATGATGTCCGAACGGCCGGTGCCCGACTGCGGGCGCCGGCCGTTCGCACAGCCACTCTCCGATGAATCTCCCGATGCAGTCCTTCGGTCTTTCTCTCCGTGCCTCGCACATCGGCGCCGGTTGCCGGGCGCTCCTGATCCTGGCCTGCGCTGCCTGCACCTCTCCCGAACGTTCCCCCGCCGACCAGGCGGCCGCGGAGCAGGCCGCGCACATCCGTGACGTGGTGGCCGCCGGTGGTGTGGTCGATTCCATTCTGCCGGTGGAGGAACACCTGCGTCGATTCCGTGTCGACCTGCCTGCGGTCGATACGCTGCAGCACGCCAGTCCGTCCATGGAAGCACTGGTGGCGCGTCTCGCGCACGCGGTGAGCACACACGACACCACCGACCTGAATGCGATGGTGCTCAACCGGCAGGAATTTGCCTGGCTGTACTATCCCGAATCGCCGATGAGCCGGCCGCCCTACGAAG encodes the following:
- a CDS encoding carboxypeptidase-like regulatory domain-containing protein — its product is MRTKVYALHRVARHLTLAITAAVVSTVVPSLVAPSPLRAQGADAQTGRITGRIVDAATGQGITAAQIQVVGTGLGIQSGVDGRYTIVRIPAGTVTLQVRRIGYGPKTITGLIVPANGTIEQDVSLANADVQLAAVSVTATKEKGTVSEALNQQKNATNVVNAITAEQIARSPDSDAAQAAQRVSGVTVQDGKYLQVRGLGERYTTASLNGARIPSPEPERKVVPLDLFPAGLLQDVTTSKTFTPDQPGDFAGANVNIRTREFPARRQINYSTSFGGNSLVYGHTLPMAPRAGGELFGLASSARRIPDAISQANFMSNIPQTAYNQMALQQRNVWNARMQNGGLNGSFGASTGGNTILGRHIGYVLSANYGYSEEVRANERFAVGNQGPNNTVVPLTQVEGQTGRSSIQWGGIANFSTIVGKGNRFSLNTTATRSADNEARTDRGFDENLADSIARTTLRYVERGVATANLQGEHQLGERNKTAWSATYANTSRKEPDRSDIVYSRDGNGKYSLLSSLDGARRLYFDLQENNTTAQFDHTLNIGAIANQNVVKFGAYIRSTDRSAQAPIYAFLSRADESVRTQTPDVIFGAGRACDTCSEINVQPIGQAGSYTATDRTTAGYLMTDWGLGSRVRIIAGARVEQANIDVASSTQGGFTAEARLDNTDVLPSLLLNTRLTDNQNLRFGITRTLARPEYRELAPVTFRDVLGGVSVTGNDKLVRSLIDNYDLRWEAFPTPGEVFSIGVFAKRFDRPIERVESATSGAYQARFQNAVQAVNLGVELEARKSLAMLGEWAAPFTAFSNVTLMRSSVDLDTLQGLTVTDKTRRLVGQAPYVVNAGLSYSNLSGSTNATVLYNVVGERIYAAGVLPLPNIVEVPRHVVDLSLRFPVWGSLTGRVDARNLLDARYRFMQGNLEREGYNAGRTYSMGFSWRQ